In the genome of Xyrauchen texanus isolate HMW12.3.18 chromosome 33, RBS_HiC_50CHRs, whole genome shotgun sequence, one region contains:
- the LOC127627018 gene encoding hemoglobin subunit alpha-2-like: MSLSAKEKAIVTDFFSKASPLSDEIGNEALSRMLTVYPQTKSYFSHWNDTSPGSAPVRKHGKTVMGGLYEAVSKIDDLKSGLINLSELHAYMLRVDPVNFKILSHCILVAFGMMFPDEFTPQVHVAVDKFLALVALVLAEKYR, encoded by the exons ATGAGTCTCTCTGCCAAAGAAAAGGCCATCGTGACCGATTTCTTCTCAAAGGCTTCTCCTCTGTCAGATGAAATAGGAAATGAGGCTCTTTCTAG GATGTTGACCGTCTACCCGCAGACCAAATCGTACTTTTCCCACTGGAATGACACAAGTCCTGGATCTGCACCCGTCCGCAAGCATGGCAAAACTGTTATGGGTGGCCTATACGAGGCAGTCAGCAAAATCGACGACCTCAAAAGTGGTCTCATCAACCTGAGCGAGCTCCACGCCTACATGTTGAGAGTTGACCCCGTCAACTTCAAG ATATTGTCTCACTGCATTCTGGTGGCGTTTGGCATGATGTTTCCGGATGAGTTCACTCCCCAGGTTCACGTTGCTGTTGACAAGTTTCTGGCCCTCGTCGCCCTCGTCCTTGCTGAAAAGTATCGTTAA
- the LOC127627015 gene encoding hemoglobin subunit beta-like has protein sequence MVKWTAEECAAIQGVFAKIDSKSVGHESLARCLIVYPWTQRYFGGFGNLYNSSAIMANPMVAAHGLVVLQALEKALQNMDDIKKSYASLSELHSEKLHVDPGNFQLLADCLTVVVAARMGTEFTQSVQAAWHKFLCVVVAALTKQYY, from the exons ATGGTTAAATGGACAGCAGAGGAATGCGCCGCAATACAGGGGGTATTCGCGAAAATTGACTCTAAGTCAGTGGGCCACGAAAGCTTGGCGAG ATGTTTGATCGTCTACCCATGGACTCAGCGGTATTTTGGTGGCTTTGGCAATCTGTATAACTCCAGCGCGATCATGGCTAATCCAATGGTCGCAGCGCACGGATTGGTCGTGCTCCAAGCACTGGAGAAAGCTCTCCAGAACATGGATGACATCAAGAAGTCCTACGCTTCCCTCAGCGAGCTTCACTCCGAAAAACTGCACGTTGACCCAGGCAATTTCCAG CTGTTAGCTGATTGCCTGACCGTGGTCGTCGCTGCACGCATGGGGACTGAGTTCACTCAAAGCGTCCAAGCTGCGTGGCATAAGTTCCTgtgtgttgttgtggcagctctaaCCAAGCAGTATTACTAG
- the zgc:163057 gene encoding hemoglobin subunit alpha-D-like isoform X2 gives MIPVAEDIGSEALLRMFTTFPKTKTYFSHLDISPRSEHLRCHGKKIVQALAEGARNISTLTTTLAHLSRFHAYQLRIHPTNFKLFNHCMLVTLACYMGDNFTPVAHAAVDKFLSAFSAVLAEKFR, from the exons ATGATTCCAGTGGCAGAAGATATTGGATCTGAAGCTCTTTTAAG GATGTTCACAACGTTCCCCAAAACTAAGACATACTTCTCTCATCTAGACATCAGCCCCCGTTCAGAGCATTTACGCTGCCACGGGAAGAAAATTGTCCAGGCTTTAGCCGAGGGCGCGAGGAACATAAGCACACTCACCACTACATTGGCACATCTCAGCAGGTTCCATGCCTACCAATTGCGAATACATCCTACCAACTTTAAG CTTTTCAATCACTGCATGCTTGTGACGCTAGCGTGCTATATGGGGGATAACTTCACCCCAGTTGCACACGCGGCGGTGGACAAGTTTCTTTCTGCCTTCTCTGCTGTTTTAGCTGAAAAATTCCGATGA
- the zgc:163057 gene encoding hemoglobin subunit alpha-D-like isoform X1 — MLSNTEKELIVQIWDKMIPVAEDIGSEALLRMFTTFPKTKTYFSHLDISPRSEHLRCHGKKIVQALAEGARNISTLTTTLAHLSRFHAYQLRIHPTNFKLFNHCMLVTLACYMGDNFTPVAHAAVDKFLSAFSAVLAEKFR; from the exons ATGCTCTCAAATACCGAAAAAGAGCTTATTGTACAGATATGGGACAAAATGATTCCAGTGGCAGAAGATATTGGATCTGAAGCTCTTTTAAG GATGTTCACAACGTTCCCCAAAACTAAGACATACTTCTCTCATCTAGACATCAGCCCCCGTTCAGAGCATTTACGCTGCCACGGGAAGAAAATTGTCCAGGCTTTAGCCGAGGGCGCGAGGAACATAAGCACACTCACCACTACATTGGCACATCTCAGCAGGTTCCATGCCTACCAATTGCGAATACATCCTACCAACTTTAAG CTTTTCAATCACTGCATGCTTGTGACGCTAGCGTGCTATATGGGGGATAACTTCACCCCAGTTGCACACGCGGCGGTGGACAAGTTTCTTTCTGCCTTCTCTGCTGTTTTAGCTGAAAAATTCCGATGA